The Deinococcus aquaedulcis sequence GAGCCTGTATCGGGTGCTGCAGGCGCACCGGGTGCAGGTGAGTGGGGCGCTGGCGGATGAGTTGACCTTGCCGCTGCGGGACTGGTTTGTGGCGTGTGGTCTGGAGCACGAGCGGACGGACAACGCGAAGCGGACCCTGGACCTGGCCCACGAGCGGCTCCTGACCGAGGAGTACCTGAAGTCGGTTGAGTTTCATGGTCGGGGCCGGGCGGGGCGCGTCACCTATGTGTTCCGCTCGGCGCCGGAACCCGCCCTGATTGACATCCTGCTGGAGCGTGGGGTGACGCGGCCGGTGGCGGAAGCGCTGGCGGCGGATCATCCGGAGCGGGTGCGCCCGGCCTTGCGGCAGGTCGATGAGCGCCTCGCGCAGGGCTGGCGCCCGCGCTCCCTGCCGGCATCGCTGGTGGACGCGGTGCGCAACCCGCAGAAGTGGGGGGTTGAGGCGGAACCAGTGAAAAAGGCTGGGCGGGCCAAGGCCCGGAAGGCGAAGGACCTCATGGTGGAGGAAACGCCACCAGATCCACGAGAGACCGTGGCGGTGCTCCTGAGGCTCCGTCTGGGCCGGGCAGTGTCAGCCCAGGCGTTGGCGGCCTTGCAGGAGCTGGATGCGGGGCAGGTGGCGGCGGTGCGGGGTGTGCTGGACCGGCCGGCAGAAGAGGCGTTGCCGTTGGTGCGGGCGCTGCTGAGTGTGGAGGTTTGAGGGACAGAACGCCTCGTGGGTGACTGCCGTACTCAAATCAATATACAGTGATATCAAAATCACAGAGAATGATATCCCTGCTTGCCGAGCTCGCGTTCCTGCGCGTAACGCACCTATTTGCTTTCAAAAACCACTCAGAATGCAACAGATCAACTCAAGAGAGTCTATGGCCTCAAGCAACTGCAGAAGCAAACCCCTTTTGCATCCGCCCACCGCAATTGAGCAGCCCTCAGGGCTGCTGTCATACACATTCAGCCCACCACCAAGTCCAGCTCTGGTATGCCCCCACTAGGGGACACGGCTTTCAGGTGAAAGCAAAAATAAATCTCTGTTAACGTCGTTCTATGCGTCGTATGCCCGTTCTTTCTTCACATTTGCCTTTCCTGGAAGCGAGCGGGATTTGCTGATGGCTGCTTTCCTGGGGCCCTGGGGCACCTTCACTCGACCGGTCCGTCGGATGGTCATCATTGCGCTTCTGGCGGTTGGGGCTGCGAAGGCTGAACAGTGCGTGGTGGCCGAGCCACCCGACCTCTTTCGCCTGGACCTGCTCAGCCAGGTGACCTCGCGCTTCGAAGCGCCGGACTATCAGGTCACCTTGACCAGCCACTACGTCCAGGGCCGTTTAGCGACCCTTGAACGCCACGCGGTCAATTCAGCGGGGCCGTTTCATTCAGTCAAGACCTACACCTACAACCGCCAGGGACAACGTGAAAGCATCACCACCAACGCGCAGGGGTTTCGGGAAACCCCTGTCACCTGGACCCTGACGTACCAGTACGACGCCGCTGGCCGCCTGACGGGTTACGTCAGTCCAGCAGTAGACAACTACGTGTTTCATCCCGTCGTGACGTGCATTTCCTCAGGCGCCGAGATCCTGGAGCAGGCCCAGCCCGCCGATGCGCTCCCAGGGCACGCCCTCCGGTACCTCCTGAACGCCCAGGGCCAGGTGACCGAAATGCACCGCTTGCCCCAGCACCCGAACGACCAGAGCCGGGATATCACCCGGTACACCTATCAGAACGGCATCATCGAGCGGATCGTCGACACCTCGTACGACGCCGAGCGGGTCACGTTCGTTGGCACCCGCTTCTACAATGCCCTCGGCATGGTTATTCGCGATACCCGCGTCTTTTTCAGCCAGGATGGGGATAAAGAGTTTGAGGTTGTCTCCACTTTTGAATACGTTGTCGATGAGCATGGGAACTGGACAGAATGCCGGGAATATGAGGAGCAAGACGGCAAGAGAACCCTCGTCAGCACCACCAAACGGACACTGGTCTATAAGCAGTAGCTGGCGTTAGAGAACGCGTAAGGGTCATCTCCATAACCTTTCCCTTCTGTTTGCGTCCCACCATTCCTCAAAAGCAGGCAATGACAGCGTTCTGGCTGGGCATGAGACGCCATGGGGCGGTGCTGAGGCGTATGCTTGACCAATTGATGGGGTAATGAGGGAAAACCTGCTTGGTGCGCGTTGAAAAGCTGGCTGCGCGTGACTGCACCCTTGATGTCAAGAATGCGCCAAGTGTCTTGTGGCGGCTGGATGGTGAGGTGCAAGTCAAGGTGCGAACGCTCAAGCAAGCTACTGTTTCGCAGTGACTGGTGATGCTTTAGGCACCCTGTTGCATTCTGATTGGTTTTTGAAGGCAAAGGGGCCCGTTGCGCGCAGGAGAATGGAAAAAGGTGCAGGGGTATATTTCTCTATTTTGATATCACTCTGTATTAGTTCGTAGCAGATGCTCAACCTGCATCCGGCAAGCGCATCTAAAGTGACTTGAGAGCGTTGTCATCGATGTTTTTCCGTGTTAACCTGCTGTTGTCCGAAAGGACGCGGTGTATGACAACCGGGGACGGAGGATCACACCTATGTGCGAAGACACGCCCTGGTGTAGGAGCCCGGGCGTGTCCAAAAGGAGGTGATTCTTGTGGCGAAACCTAAGCGCAAGAATACACCGAAACGCCGCCGCGAACCACTGAAGGCCACTGAGATCGCTGCATTGATTGCAGCGCTCAGCAGCCTAGGCAGTGGGCTCGCGGCACTTCTGAACGCCCTAGCCTAAACCTCTCGCCCCTGGTCTAATCGCCGTGACCCTCACCTGCACAGGTGAGGGTTGTTTTTATGCGGTTGGCTGCAGGCTTCGCGCTCCCCCTCAGTCCGACCTGACCGGCACCGCTTCAATGATGCGCTTCAAGGGGGTGTTTTAAGAAGGCTGCTACCAAGCGCAAAGTGAGGCGATTCACGAGCCCTATTGGGCCTGACTACACGATTCGGAAATTTTTGTACGCTAAGCCCGCTATCCGCCTGTCCCAGTTGAAGCCTCTGAACTTCAGAGGCGAAAAACGTCGATTTCATCGGCGCCGAAATCTGTCCC is a genomic window containing:
- a CDS encoding replication initiator protein A; translation: MTMRINELDLTRAGVVSVQKTPPAGDTSWQVDYEIGGTMYRVVGNAFHGRPYGSDADILLALQTIFFRAGCPENNRIQVMPAELLALSSLPDNGQSYVRLREAMLRLSGVQWSMIRSEWQPEKGRHQGETTVTGLISDLRLVDQASGEHRPFHHRELNERLPIEVIFTATFAASIRAGLFQILDGELLARLGQPTARSLYRVLQAHRVQVSGALADELTLPLRDWFVACGLEHERTDNAKRTLDLAHERLLTEEYLKSVEFHGRGRAGRVTYVFRSAPEPALIDILLERGVTRPVAEALAADHPERVRPALRQVDERLAQGWRPRSLPASLVDAVRNPQKWGVEAEPVKKAGRAKARKAKDLMVEETPPDPRETVAVLLRLRLGRAVSAQALAALQELDAGQVAAVRGVLDRPAEEALPLVRALLSVEV
- a CDS encoding RHS repeat protein translates to MAAFLGPWGTFTRPVRRMVIIALLAVGAAKAEQCVVAEPPDLFRLDLLSQVTSRFEAPDYQVTLTSHYVQGRLATLERHAVNSAGPFHSVKTYTYNRQGQRESITTNAQGFRETPVTWTLTYQYDAAGRLTGYVSPAVDNYVFHPVVTCISSGAEILEQAQPADALPGHALRYLLNAQGQVTEMHRLPQHPNDQSRDITRYTYQNGIIERIVDTSYDAERVTFVGTRFYNALGMVIRDTRVFFSQDGDKEFEVVSTFEYVVDEHGNWTECREYEEQDGKRTLVSTTKRTLVYKQ